One Nitrospira sp. DNA window includes the following coding sequences:
- a CDS encoding O-antigen export system, permease protein, translating to MKEPESMTFSPEQVANQGRPDRRSAIHIRPSRGLFHLDLQALWQYRELLAFLVWRDTKVRYKQAVIGAGWAVFQPLISMLLFTAIFSYLAKLPSDGVPYPLFAYAGLLPWNFIAQATSRSGTSLVGESHLISKVYFPRLIIPLAAASAPAVDLVCALVMMIPLMLWFGVTPGWQILLFPVFVVIALLAALAVSLWFSALHVKFRDVGHIIPFFVQFWMFASPVVYPTSLIPERWRTLYCLNPVVGVVEGFRWTLLGQRAPALETILPGICIVLLLFTSGVVYFKRMERTFADVI from the coding sequence ATGAAAGAACCGGAAAGTATGACTTTCTCTCCGGAGCAGGTGGCCAACCAAGGGAGGCCCGACCGAAGGTCTGCGATTCACATTCGCCCCAGTCGAGGGTTGTTTCACCTCGACTTGCAGGCCCTGTGGCAATACCGCGAGCTGCTCGCATTCTTGGTTTGGCGGGACACCAAGGTGCGCTATAAGCAGGCCGTCATCGGGGCAGGGTGGGCGGTCTTCCAACCGCTCATTTCCATGCTCCTGTTCACGGCGATCTTCAGTTATCTGGCCAAGCTGCCGTCGGACGGCGTGCCCTATCCCCTGTTCGCCTATGCCGGCCTGCTCCCGTGGAATTTCATCGCCCAAGCGACCAGCAGGAGTGGAACCAGTCTGGTGGGGGAGTCGCATTTGATCAGTAAGGTGTACTTCCCGCGATTGATCATCCCGCTGGCGGCTGCCTCGGCCCCAGCCGTCGATTTGGTCTGCGCGTTAGTGATGATGATCCCGCTCATGTTATGGTTCGGCGTCACTCCCGGGTGGCAGATCCTGCTGTTTCCCGTTTTCGTCGTGATCGCGTTACTCGCGGCGCTGGCGGTCAGCCTCTGGTTTTCGGCCCTGCATGTGAAGTTTCGCGACGTGGGACATATCATTCCGTTTTTTGTACAGTTTTGGATGTTCGCCTCTCCGGTCGTCTATCCTACGAGTCTAATTCCTGAACGATGGCGGACCCTGTATTGCCTCAATCCGGTGGTGGGGGTCGTGGAAGGGTTCCGTTGGACCTTGCTGGGCCAACGAGCGCCGGCGTTGGAAACAATCCTGCCCGGTATCTGCATCGTGCTGCTGCTCTTTACGAGCGGAGTGGTCTATTTCAAGCGTATGGAACGAACCTTTGCGGATGTCATCTGA
- a CDS encoding Permease of the drug/metabolite transporter (DMT) superfamily gives MEKPTAFAAYAALTTSALVWGGSIVGQKLALGAFSAVETSILRGVGALAILIPLWWWTEGARATLTMRDLKFLLLLGLGVLGNHLLTLFGLRYIGASTAGVIIGASPAITALLSSLLVRDVPFRTVAGGCALSFAGVALVSGVGGDAPSGESPWLGGLLVLLGLISWALYSIGGREVMERLSPLTVNWTTLLISLLLQIPLLWTDRKLLVTGVGVVPVSGWLALLYLIVFATALGQQAWLYGVKGVGPSRAGVFVNLIPVSALLLSAVILGEAIGMREIAGIVLILAGVWLVGWQSARLKQAE, from the coding sequence ATGGAAAAGCCGACGGCGTTCGCAGCCTATGCGGCCCTCACCACGTCGGCGCTGGTGTGGGGCGGTTCCATCGTGGGGCAGAAGCTGGCGCTCGGAGCCTTCTCAGCCGTAGAGACGTCGATCCTGCGCGGAGTCGGGGCACTCGCGATCTTGATTCCCCTCTGGTGGTGGACCGAAGGCGCCCGCGCGACGTTGACCATGCGCGATCTGAAGTTCCTGTTGCTCCTCGGTCTTGGGGTGTTGGGTAACCATCTCCTGACCCTGTTCGGCCTCCGCTACATCGGTGCTTCTACCGCCGGGGTCATTATCGGCGCCAGTCCTGCCATTACGGCGCTGCTGTCATCCCTGCTGGTACGGGACGTTCCCTTCAGGACGGTGGCGGGCGGCTGCGCCCTGTCTTTCGCCGGGGTCGCCCTTGTGTCCGGCGTGGGAGGGGATGCACCGAGCGGGGAGAGTCCCTGGCTGGGCGGCCTCTTGGTTCTTTTGGGGCTCATCAGTTGGGCCCTGTACTCCATCGGCGGCCGGGAGGTCATGGAGCGCCTGTCTCCGCTGACCGTCAATTGGACGACCTTGCTGATTTCGCTCCTCCTGCAGATTCCGCTGCTCTGGACCGACCGAAAACTGCTGGTCACCGGAGTCGGCGTGGTGCCGGTTTCCGGCTGGCTGGCCCTGTTGTACCTCATTGTGTTCGCCACCGCCTTGGGACAGCAGGCCTGGTTGTATGGGGTCAAGGGGGTGGGGCCTTCCCGGGCAGGGGTGTTCGTCAACCTCATTCCCGTGTCGGCATTGCTGTTGTCCGCCGTAATTTTGGGCGAGGCCATCGGGATGCGGGAGATCGCCGGCATTGTCCTGATCCTCGCCGGTGTCTGGTTGGTCGGATGGCAGTCGGCCCGTCTCAAACAGGCGGAGTGA
- a CDS encoding Thermostable carboxypeptidase 1 gives MKTLATLEPLTTRLLEIRRINSAASVLSWDQETYMPAGGGAARAEQIAVLEGLAHQKFVSAEVETLLTGWIDPATGSAAETASEGWDEPSRALLRETWRDFSRAKKLPSDFVIRLSRECSLAQQAWVTAREENRFSTFLPHLKTVLGLKRDEAQYLGYRDSPYDALLDIYEPGTTVAQLIPLFARLRERLVPLLQRVQGSTVTIDDSCLRQSFDQARQLEFGRLVLVAMGYDFERGRLDQSAHPFTTSFHPTDVRVTTRVFEKDLPSCLFSCIHEGGHGLYDQGLDPRYYGTPLGESVSLGFHESQSRLWENCVGRSFAFWRCFYPMLQQTFPQQLAEVPLDRFYAAINKATPSLIRVEADELTYNLHIMLRVEIEQALIEGRAQADDLPGLWNERMRSYLGIVPERDAEGVLQDVHWSMGAFGYFPTYTLGNLYSVQFFEQAKQELPQLDEDLATGHLLPLRRWLEQKIHRWGRMFTPDHLARRVTGTGVNPEPFFRYLEQKYGALYRL, from the coding sequence GTGAAGACATTGGCGACATTGGAACCGCTGACGACCAGACTGTTGGAAATCCGGCGTATCAACAGCGCCGCGTCGGTGCTGTCGTGGGACCAGGAAACCTACATGCCCGCGGGCGGCGGTGCGGCCCGCGCCGAACAAATCGCCGTCCTCGAAGGCCTCGCGCATCAGAAGTTCGTCTCCGCCGAGGTCGAAACCCTGCTTACCGGTTGGATCGATCCCGCAACCGGGTCGGCCGCCGAGACGGCGAGCGAGGGTTGGGATGAACCGTCGCGCGCACTCTTGCGGGAAACCTGGCGCGACTTCAGCCGCGCCAAGAAGCTTCCGTCGGACTTCGTGATCCGTCTGAGCCGTGAATGTTCCTTGGCTCAGCAGGCCTGGGTGACCGCACGCGAAGAGAACCGTTTCTCGACGTTCCTGCCACACCTCAAGACGGTGCTCGGCCTCAAACGCGACGAAGCGCAGTATTTGGGATACAGGGACTCGCCCTACGACGCGCTGCTGGATATCTACGAGCCGGGAACCACCGTGGCCCAACTCATACCGTTGTTCGCCCGGTTGCGGGAACGCCTCGTTCCGTTGTTGCAACGCGTCCAGGGGAGTACGGTCACCATCGACGACAGTTGCCTGCGCCAGAGCTTCGACCAGGCCCGGCAACTCGAATTCGGACGGCTCGTCCTGGTGGCCATGGGCTATGATTTCGAGCGGGGCCGGCTCGACCAGTCGGCCCATCCGTTCACGACCTCGTTTCACCCCACCGATGTCCGCGTGACGACACGAGTCTTCGAAAAGGACCTGCCGTCCTGCCTCTTCAGTTGCATCCACGAAGGGGGCCACGGGCTGTACGATCAAGGGCTGGACCCACGCTACTACGGCACTCCCCTCGGCGAGTCCGTTTCACTCGGCTTCCACGAAAGCCAGTCACGGCTGTGGGAGAATTGCGTGGGCCGGTCCTTCGCCTTCTGGCGTTGCTTCTATCCGATGTTGCAACAGACCTTTCCCCAGCAACTGGCGGAGGTGCCCCTCGATCGGTTCTACGCCGCCATCAACAAGGCCACCCCCTCGCTGATCCGCGTCGAAGCGGACGAGCTGACCTACAATCTCCACATCATGCTGCGCGTCGAAATCGAACAGGCCCTCATCGAGGGGCGCGCCCAGGCCGACGATTTGCCCGGTCTGTGGAACGAAAGGATGCGTTCCTACCTGGGCATCGTGCCGGAACGGGACGCCGAAGGCGTGCTGCAGGACGTGCATTGGTCGATGGGGGCCTTCGGGTACTTTCCGACCTATACCTTGGGCAATCTCTATTCCGTGCAATTCTTCGAACAGGCGAAACAGGAACTTCCGCAATTGGACGAGGACCTGGCGACAGGACACCTCCTGCCGCTCCGGCGATGGCTTGAACAGAAAATCCACCGCTGGGGGCGCATGTTCACCCCCGATCACCTGGCCCGACGCGTGACCGGGACCGGAGTGAACCCGGAGCCGTTTTTCCGATACCTTGAACAGAAATATGGAGCACTCTACCGACTCTGA
- a CDS encoding Myo-inositol 2-dehydrogenase 2 translates to MKKLRFGVIGAGAFAETCHVPGLQSHPQAEVVVLCGRDSDRTSAMARRLEVPEISVDYQELCARKDIDAVTIATPNVFHAVQAQVALAAGKHVFCEKPLGMNVGEAVDMLRAAERSRKIHQVAFTYRYLYGVQELKRRLRSGDIGDPYLVRIRYESWDGLRSDSTVGFREKMNLAGGGVLYDVGSHLFDLVGYVIGPIQAVTGFTMLIPRERVDTGTGEFARVETDDIASAWFVCGNGVRGQLFASRATPCSGDKAYIEVVGSNGALKASLSRGSVDVLKVSHPARQSWEIVPVPEQASDGKAHCLPIMMRSFVDACFRGKLDGQVDASFHDGLAVQRALAAVEEASCRCQWIPLKTGEQWEEDAGMRAEP, encoded by the coding sequence ATGAAAAAGTTACGATTTGGTGTGATCGGGGCAGGGGCCTTCGCTGAAACCTGTCATGTGCCTGGTTTGCAATCCCATCCACAAGCAGAAGTCGTTGTGCTCTGCGGAAGAGACTCTGACCGCACAAGCGCGATGGCCCGGCGGTTGGAGGTGCCCGAGATTTCCGTCGATTATCAAGAATTGTGTGCTCGGAAAGACATCGATGCGGTGACCATTGCGACCCCGAACGTGTTTCACGCCGTCCAGGCGCAGGTTGCCTTGGCTGCCGGCAAACATGTCTTCTGCGAAAAGCCGTTGGGGATGAATGTGGGTGAGGCCGTCGACATGCTCCGGGCTGCGGAACGGAGTCGCAAGATCCATCAGGTCGCCTTCACCTATCGATATTTGTACGGCGTTCAAGAATTGAAGCGCCGACTCCGAAGTGGTGACATCGGCGACCCCTATCTGGTGCGTATACGATATGAGTCTTGGGACGGACTTCGCTCGGATTCCACGGTTGGGTTCCGCGAGAAAATGAATCTGGCCGGCGGCGGTGTACTCTATGATGTCGGCTCCCACCTGTTCGATCTCGTCGGGTACGTGATTGGGCCGATCCAGGCCGTGACCGGCTTCACGATGTTGATACCGCGTGAACGTGTCGATACCGGTACCGGAGAATTTGCACGGGTTGAAACCGATGATATCGCTTCGGCCTGGTTCGTCTGCGGAAATGGAGTTCGCGGGCAATTGTTTGCGAGCCGTGCGACGCCTTGCTCAGGCGACAAAGCGTATATCGAAGTGGTTGGGTCGAATGGTGCATTGAAAGCGTCATTGAGTAGAGGTTCTGTGGATGTGTTGAAGGTGTCACACCCCGCTCGGCAGTCCTGGGAGATCGTCCCGGTGCCGGAACAGGCTTCAGACGGCAAGGCCCACTGCCTTCCCATCATGATGCGGAGTTTTGTCGATGCCTGTTTCCGAGGCAAACTGGACGGACAGGTCGACGCGTCTTTCCATGACGGACTGGCCGTGCAGCGGGCCCTTGCCGCCGTGGAGGAAGCCTCGTGCCGATGCCAGTGGATTCCTTTGAAGACCGGCGAACAGTGGGAAGAGGATGCAGGGATGCGGGCGGAGCCTTGA
- a CDS encoding Two-component transcriptional response regulator, LuxR family produces MLSVHSCRDGGRFQSELRILIADDHAFLRRGLREFLHEFLGEGGSFPSVVETSSAEEAIAQVRAAAWDLVILDLNLPDMPGFEILRTLKSLRPTLAVLVLSIYAEEHYAARALRAGALGYLTKKSGPEQLRATVARILQRSRPINEPAECLDDGGLSRTPLCATTLPAALSDREMEVLQWIAQGRRLTHIAEHLNLSIKTVSTYRTRLLTKLGMRTTAELIRYALDQQLV; encoded by the coding sequence ATGTTGAGCGTCCATTCGTGCCGGGATGGGGGCCGTTTTCAATCCGAACTCAGAATCCTAATCGCCGACGACCATGCCTTTCTCCGGCGCGGCCTGCGAGAGTTCCTGCACGAGTTCCTGGGGGAAGGGGGATCGTTCCCCTCCGTCGTGGAAACCAGCTCGGCTGAGGAAGCCATCGCACAGGTCCGGGCCGCCGCTTGGGATCTGGTCATCCTTGATCTGAACCTGCCGGACATGCCGGGATTCGAAATCCTACGCACCCTGAAATCCCTGCGACCGACCCTGGCCGTGCTGGTCTTGAGCATCTATGCCGAAGAACACTATGCCGCCCGCGCGCTGCGGGCCGGCGCCCTCGGCTATCTGACGAAGAAGAGCGGGCCGGAACAACTTCGTGCGACAGTCGCACGGATCTTACAGAGAAGCCGCCCGATCAACGAACCGGCCGAATGTTTGGACGATGGAGGGTTGAGCAGAACCCCCCTGTGCGCCACCACCCTCCCGGCCGCGCTGTCGGACCGGGAAATGGAGGTCCTCCAGTGGATTGCGCAGGGCCGGCGCCTGACCCACATTGCCGAGCATCTGAACTTGAGCATCAAAACCGTCAGCACCTACCGCACCAGGCTGCTCACCAAGTTGGGCATGAGGACCACCGCGGAGTTGATTCGATATGCGCTGGATCAGCAACTGGTCTGA
- a CDS encoding O-methyltransferase, family 3, whose product MADLILPQIDAYAAAHSLPESPVRRALREETERTMEFARMLVGPLEGAFLHTMTRLVQATRVLEIGMFTGYSALCFAEALPEQGRVVTCEVDEESAAVARRFFAQSPHGRKVEIRMGAALETMAGLKGPFDLIFIDADKQNYVNYYRRAMELLSPRGVILIDNVLWDGEVLHDPPPDDRTAAIQNLNRVVAGDPRVTAVLTTIRDGIWVVTPRPSLQATS is encoded by the coding sequence ATGGCCGATCTGATTCTGCCGCAGATTGATGCCTATGCTGCCGCCCATTCCCTGCCGGAATCCCCCGTTCGCCGGGCGCTGCGTGAGGAAACGGAACGGACGATGGAGTTCGCCCGCATGCTCGTCGGTCCTCTGGAAGGAGCATTCCTGCATACGATGACCCGCCTGGTGCAGGCCACGCGGGTGTTGGAGATCGGCATGTTCACGGGATACAGCGCCCTCTGTTTTGCCGAGGCGCTGCCCGAACAGGGCCGCGTGGTGACCTGCGAAGTGGACGAAGAGTCTGCGGCAGTCGCCCGGCGATTCTTCGCGCAGTCCCCGCACGGCCGCAAGGTCGAGATCCGCATGGGGGCCGCCTTGGAGACGATGGCCGGGTTGAAGGGGCCCTTCGACCTGATCTTTATCGATGCCGACAAACAGAACTACGTGAATTATTATCGCCGTGCGATGGAGTTATTGTCCCCGCGCGGCGTGATTCTCATCGACAACGTCTTATGGGACGGAGAGGTGCTGCACGATCCGCCGCCGGACGACCGTACCGCGGCGATTCAGAATCTCAATCGAGTCGTGGCGGGCGATCCTCGCGTGACCGCCGTGTTGACGACGATTCGAGACGGTATTTGGGTGGTCACGCCGAGGCCGTCGTTGCAGGCAACGTCGTGA
- a CDS encoding Teichoic acid export ATP-binding protein TagH, whose translation MGEIAVSVRNVSKEYVIAAVNHTTLRDHLVHAWRSLSSRSAEPHAVTRAFRALNEVSFDVTEGEVLGIIGHNGAGKSTLLKILSRITEPSAGEVDLYGRVTSLLEVGTGFHAELTGRENVYLNAAMLGMRKTDINRRFDEIVDFSGTARFIDTPVKRYSSGMYVRLAFSVAAHLDPEILIVDEVLSVGDGAFQKKCLGKMDEVRRDGRTVILVSHDLPVVAGLCQRAILLRQGTVVGDGRPQQIIEQYMSEAYSGSGASLADRKDRYTQGELMVQSITFHNEKLETVQPALSGQHLVIRVHYASHVRKVFKEMRVMVVLNRDERTVCILSTDLVDRTPLHLEGNGYVDFHLPHLPLCGGRYFLHVAIENNTVTQDWVQYAAELQVLDGDYYGTGKMYPHDGWRGKGMFVDHSWSMTRLS comes from the coding sequence ATGGGCGAAATTGCGGTCTCCGTGCGGAATGTGAGCAAAGAGTATGTCATTGCGGCGGTGAACCATACCACCCTGCGGGACCACCTCGTCCACGCCTGGCGGTCTCTGTCGAGTCGGAGCGCCGAACCTCATGCCGTGACGCGCGCCTTTCGGGCCTTGAATGAGGTGTCCTTCGATGTGACGGAAGGCGAGGTGTTGGGGATTATTGGGCACAATGGGGCCGGGAAAAGCACGCTCCTGAAGATTTTGTCCCGTATTACGGAACCGAGTGCCGGTGAAGTGGACCTCTACGGGCGTGTGACGTCGTTGCTGGAGGTGGGGACGGGGTTCCATGCGGAACTCACGGGGCGTGAGAACGTGTATTTGAACGCGGCGATGCTGGGCATGCGTAAAACCGATATCAACCGCCGGTTCGACGAGATCGTCGATTTTTCCGGTACCGCCCGATTCATCGATACGCCGGTGAAGCGATACTCCAGCGGCATGTATGTGCGATTGGCCTTTTCGGTGGCGGCCCACCTGGACCCTGAGATTTTGATCGTCGATGAAGTCCTGTCGGTCGGCGACGGAGCCTTTCAAAAGAAGTGTCTGGGAAAGATGGACGAGGTTCGGCGAGATGGGCGCACCGTCATTCTCGTCAGTCACGATTTGCCGGTCGTGGCCGGGCTGTGCCAGCGGGCCATTCTCCTGCGGCAGGGAACTGTGGTGGGAGACGGTCGACCCCAGCAGATCATCGAACAGTATATGAGCGAGGCCTACAGTGGAAGCGGAGCGTCGTTAGCCGACCGGAAGGACCGTTATACGCAGGGTGAATTGATGGTTCAATCCATCACGTTTCACAATGAAAAACTGGAGACGGTTCAGCCGGCCCTCTCGGGGCAACATCTCGTCATCCGTGTGCACTATGCCTCCCATGTCCGGAAGGTATTCAAGGAGATGCGGGTGATGGTGGTTTTGAACCGGGATGAACGCACCGTGTGCATCCTCTCGACTGATCTTGTCGATCGTACGCCGCTGCATCTCGAAGGCAACGGCTACGTCGATTTTCACCTGCCCCATCTGCCTCTGTGTGGAGGCCGATATTTTCTGCACGTCGCCATTGAGAACAATACGGTGACGCAAGATTGGGTCCAGTACGCGGCCGAATTGCAGGTGCTCGACGGCGATTATTATGGAACGGGAAAAATGTACCCGCACGACGGGTGGCGGGGCAAAGGGATGTTCGTAGACCATAGCTGGAGCATGACGAGACTGTCCTAA